The genomic interval TTGGAGCTATTTTCATAATCGCTGCTTTCGGCCTCTTATTCTGGGGAGGAGGAGCTTATGGAATTATGGATTTCTTCAGTTATATGGGAGATGTCCTTTCATTTGCTAGGTTACTTGCATTATGTTTAGCTACTGCAGGTATTGCAATGGCTGTAAACATTCTTACTGTAATGTGTGGTACTATGATTCCATATATTGGAATTATTCTCGCTATCATTGTATTCATTGGTGGTCATATATTTAACTGGCTTTTCCAAACTTTAGGTGCTGGTGTTAATGCATTACGTCTTAACTATGTTGAATTCTTTGCTCAATTCTTCATGGGTGGAAAAAACAGATTTGAGGCTTTCAAAGCAGGTAGGAAATTTACAAAACTTAACAAATAGATTTTTTCATTTACAATTTTAATATTTAAAAATAAAATTAATTTCAAAATTATGATATAATTTAAGGAGAAATAAATTATGGTAGAAATTGTCTTAGGAACTGCTTTAGCAGCTATTGGTGCTGGTGTAGCAGTCGGTTTCGCTGGTTTAGGATCAGGTTTAGGTCAAGGAATGGCAGCTGCAGGTTCTGTAGGTGCTGTTGCTGAAGATGGGGATATGTTCTCAAGAGGTATTATTTTTGCAGCTTTGTGTGAAACTCAGGCTATTTACGGTTTCTTGATTGCTATCTTATTATTAGTATTTTCAGGATTACTTGGTGGTGGAGGTAAAGGATTATCCACTGCTGTAGGTATTGTTGCTATTGGTGCAGGTGCTGCTGTTGGATTTGCAGGTCTTGGTTCCGGTATGGGTCAAGGTATTGTTGCAGGTTCATCTGTAGGTGCAATTGTTGAAAATGATGATATGTTCGCAAGAGGTATTATTTTCTCAGCATTACCTGAAACTCAGGCTATTTACGGTTTCTTGATTGCTATCTTACTCATGGTATTCGGTGGAATATTATAAGTGATTAGGAGGTCAAGAAATGAGTTCTGGGGCAGATAAAATTGTCTCTAACATAAACTCTGAGGCTCAAACTAAAGCTGATGGAATAATTCAAGAAGCTCAAACCAAAGCAGATGCTATAATAGCAAATGGACAAGCTGATGCAGATAAAGAATCAGCTAAAATTATTGCTAATGGTGAAAAACAAGCTAACATGAGACATCAACAAATTATCTCTGAAGCTAGAATGAATCAACGTAGAGATGAGTTAGGGGCTAAAGAAGAAGTTATCGAAATGGCTTTCGATAAAGCTATGGACGATTTAAAAGATTTAGCATCTACTGCTGATCCAAAATATGTGGAAGCATTAAATAAATTAATAAAAGAAGCTGCTGTTGAAATTGGCGGTGGAGATTTAATCGTTCAAACTAAAGAAGCAGATAAAACTAAAATTCAAAGTGCTTTAAGTTCTATGGCTAGTAATATATCTTCTGACACTAATGTAACTACTACTTTAGAATTTGGTGAGCCAATAGACACTATTGGTGGAGCTATTGTTAAAACTAAAAATGGAGATATCGAAGTAAATAATACTATTGAAGCTAGGGAATCTAGATTCAAACAATCATTACGTAGTGAAGTTGCTCAAATATTATTTAGATAGGAGTGAGAATATATGGCTGATGAAATAGCTACTTTAATAACACAATTAGGACTTTCTAATGAATTACTCCTTGTAGGTGTAATTATTGCAATATTGATTGTTGGTGCTGTTGTAGTTGTTGTTACTAGTAGACCTATATTAGATATTTATCCTTATCTCAACCCTATTGCTAAGGTCAGAGCAAGAAAAGGTAGACTTTTAGATGATAAACAAATGTCAGAAATCATAGAAACCGATTCTATTGATGAGCTTACAAATTATTTAAGAGGATTACCAGATTATGCTCCATACATAAATGAATACTCAATTGAAAAATCATTAGATACACATCTTGCAGATACTTATCAATATCTTGCAACTATTGCACCTGATGAAATTAAGGATTCATTTGATGTTTTAGCTACTAAAACTGATATTGCTAATATTAAAGCATTATTAACTGCTAAAGAAGTAGGATATAATAATGAACAAACATCTAATTTGTTACTTCCTTCCGGTTCATTATATGAAGACTTAGATCGTTTAGTTGATGCAGGTTCTGTAACTGATGTTATTGCAGGATTAGATGGAACCGAATATGCTGATGTTTTAACTGATGCTATTCCAGAATATGAGGAACAAGGTTCTTTATTACCATTTACAAATGCATTAGATAAATATTATTTACATAAATTATTACACTCAACTAAAGTTCCAGGAAATGACAATACTGAAGCAATGTATTCATATATTGGAACCCAGGTAGATATGGATAATCTTAAATTAATTATAAGAGCTAAAGAAAATGGTTTAGCTTATGATTCAATTAGTCCTTTCTTAATTAGTGAAGGTTATCAATTAAGAGAATGGAAACTCAAAGATTTAATGGAATCTGATAATGTTGAAGGAGTTATTTCTTCATTAGAAGGAACTAAATACAGTGAAATACTTTCTGAGCCTTTAGCTCAATACAATAATGGGGAATCTATTGCTGTATTTGAAAAAGCTCTAGATACATATTTTGTTGAATATTCACATTCCTTATCTTTAGAAAAACCATTAGGTGTAGGTCCAATTATAGGATTTTTAAGTGGTAAAGAGAAAGAAATTAAGAACTTAAAAATCATTACAAGAGCTAAAAGAGAAGAAGCATTTCCAGATAGTAAGATTCCGGAGTTGCTTGTATGATTTCATATGTTAATTATGGAGTGATATTATGAGTTCTGTTGCTGTTATTGGAGATTTAGATACTGTCACCGGTTTTAGACTTGGTGGAGTAAGAGAAGGACGTATTGTAAATACTAAAGAAGAAGCTGAACAAGCTCTTGATGAGTTAATTGAAAATAATTTTTCAATTATTATTATTACAGATAAAATAGCTGATGAAATAAGAGAACATATCAGAAAAACTCTCGGTTCAGAGATTGTACCAATGATTATTGAAATCCCTGATAAAAACGGTAAATCTGAAACTGATGGTGATCAAATGAGAGCTCTTATTAAACGAGTTATTGGGGTAGATATCAAATGATTATTGAAGGAAACATTATCAAAATTGCTGGTCCGGTTATCCTTGCAGATGGGATGAGAGGGACTCAAATGCATGAAATGGTAAAAGTAGGTGATTCTAAACTTATCGGGGAAATTATTGAACTCGAAGGTGACACTGCTACCATTCAAGTATATGAAGAAACCGCTGGGATAAAACCTGGTGAAGTAGTAGAAAGTACTGGAGGACCATTATCTGTAGAACTTGGTCCTGGTATTATGGGATCCATCTTTGATGGAATTGAAAGACCTCTTGAAGTTATTAAAGAGAAAACCGGAGATTTCATTGCTAGAGGTGTCCAAGTACCTTCTATTAACAAAGAGAAAAAATGGACATTTAAACCAACTGTAGCTGTAGGAGATAAAGTTACTGGTGGAGATGTTCTTGGTGAAGTAAATGAAACTTCAGCTGTAGTACATAAAATTATGGTACCTCCAACTGTTTCCGGTACTGTAAAAAGTATTGTGGATGGAGATTACACTGTAATAGACGATATTGCAGAAATTGAAACTGAAGAAGGAAACGTCGAAAAAGTTCAAATGTTACAAATCTGGCCTGTAAGGAAAGCTAGACCTTACACAAGAAAACTTGATCCGGATATACCTCTTGTAACTGGTCAAAGAGCACAAGATACTTTCTTCCCTGTAGCTAAAGGTGGAACTGCAGCTATTCCTGGTCCTTTTGGTTCAGGTAAAACTGTTACTCAACAACAATTAGCTAAATGGGCAGATGCTGATATTGTTGTATACATTGGATGTGGAGAACGTGGAAACGAAATGACAGAAGTACTTACTGAATTCCCATTCCTCGATGATCCAAAAACTGGTAATCCTATTATGGATAGAACTGTTCTTATTGCTAACACTTCT from Methanobrevibacter boviskoreani JH1 carries:
- a CDS encoding hypothetical protein (produces ATP from ADP in the presence of a proton gradient across the membrane; the K subunit is a nonenzymatic component which binds the dimeric form by interacting with the G and E subunits), with amino-acid sequence MVEIVLGTALAAIGAGVAVGFAGLGSGLGQGMAAAGSVGAVAEDGDMFSRGIIFAALCETQAIYGFLIAILLLVFSGLLGGGGKGLSTAVGIVAIGAGAAVGFAGLGSGMGQGIVAGSSVGAIVENDDMFARGIIFSALPETQAIYGFLIAILLMVFGGIL
- a CDS encoding V-type proton ATPase subunit E; this translates as MSSGADKIVSNINSEAQTKADGIIQEAQTKADAIIANGQADADKESAKIIANGEKQANMRHQQIISEARMNQRRDELGAKEEVIEMAFDKAMDDLKDLASTADPKYVEALNKLIKEAAVEIGGGDLIVQTKEADKTKIQSALSSMASNISSDTNVTTTLEFGEPIDTIGGAIVKTKNGDIEVNNTIEARESRFKQSLRSEVAQILFR
- a CDS encoding V-type ATP synthase subunit C, which gives rise to MADEIATLITQLGLSNELLLVGVIIAILIVGAVVVVVTSRPILDIYPYLNPIAKVRARKGRLLDDKQMSEIIETDSIDELTNYLRGLPDYAPYINEYSIEKSLDTHLADTYQYLATIAPDEIKDSFDVLATKTDIANIKALLTAKEVGYNNEQTSNLLLPSGSLYEDLDRLVDAGSVTDVIAGLDGTEYADVLTDAIPEYEEQGSLLPFTNALDKYYLHKLLHSTKVPGNDNTEAMYSYIGTQVDMDNLKLIIRAKENGLAYDSISPFLISEGYQLREWKLKDLMESDNVEGVISSLEGTKYSEILSEPLAQYNNGESIAVFEKALDTYFVEYSHSLSLEKPLGVGPIIGFLSGKEKEIKNLKIITRAKREEAFPDSKIPELLV
- a CDS encoding V-type ATP synthase subunit F, which gives rise to MMSSVAVIGDLDTVTGFRLGGVREGRIVNTKEEAEQALDELIENNFSIIIITDKIADEIREHIRKTLGSEIVPMIIEIPDKNGKSETDGDQMRALIKRVIGVDIK
- a CDS encoding ATP synthase subunit A; this translates as MIIEGNIIKIAGPVILADGMRGTQMHEMVKVGDSKLIGEIIELEGDTATIQVYEETAGIKPGEVVESTGGPLSVELGPGIMGSIFDGIERPLEVIKEKTGDFIARGVQVPSINKEKKWTFKPTVAVGDKVTGGDVLGEVNETSAVVHKIMVPPTVSGTVKSIVDGDYTVIDDIAEIETEEGNVEKVQMLQIWPVRKARPYTRKLDPDIPLVTGQRAQDTFFPVAKGGTAAIPGPFGSGKTVTQQQLAKWADADIVVYIGCGERGNEMTEVLTEFPFLDDPKTGNPIMDRTVLIANTSNMPVAAREACVYTGITIAEYFRDQGYDVALMADSTSRWAEAMREISGRLEEMPGEEGYPAYLASRLAQFYERAGRVTTIGTEPKEASISVVGAVSPPGGDLSEPVTQNTLRITKVFWALDASLADKRHFPSIDWLQSYSLYVDSIQDWWKETVGEDWRSNRDEAMVLLQEESELQEIVQLVGPDALPDSQQVVLQTSRMLREDFLQQNAFDDVDTYCPPAKQADMLRTILLFNKEAQAAVARGGDIKKIDALPVKEEIARMKYIPAEEFEAKIKDIKANVVDQMGGV